A region of the Phycisphaerales bacterium genome:
CTGAGAGTGGAATCGTGCTCCCGCAGAAACACGATCATTTCTCGGCGAGCGGCGATCTGATCCAAGACATAAGCATCCAAGTTCCCTCGATCTTCAGGTACGACTTCGGTCCACCCTGCCTGGTGTGACCACGGATGCACCGCCTGCAGCATGGCCTGGTGCATCTTGTCGAGATAGATCCGCGCGACCCACTCTGCCGGCCACTGCTGCTGCATTGCCTGAAGCACTGCCTCGAGGTCAGGCGTCCCATCACCGCGCCGCCCCAGTCGAGGGAGAGGATCCCAATGCAGCGGGAAGTCGTCGCGGCGGAACCTCGACATCGACTCGAGGGCATCCGTGACTCGACCGTCGCGAAGCAATCGCTCGGCCTCGCGCTTGCGCACCTGTTCCGGCTGAGTCAGAGCGCACGCGCCAATGAGAATGAGCAGACTCGACAACGCCGTGATCGCCAGGCCGGAGTGGTGTCTCGGAGCCTCAAAGTCGGAATTTCCGAGCCACTGCGGCCTGAAGAACGCAATGCTGCAAAGCCCCCCGACAATCCACACCGGCGCGCTGTAGACGGACAGGATGGTTACCTGGAACGCCGCATCCGCAATCAGTCTCTCTTCTGCCGTGTACCGAATCCCGCCCATCAAGTCGATAACCGGCACTGCAGCGATCTGCATCGCCGTGAAGGCAACGGCATCGGCAAAGACCATGACGATGAAAAACGTCGCGATCGGATTGACATGATAGAGAACACTGATGACGCGCGTGATCAGCACGACGCGCCAGGCCGCGACGACGGCCAGAGTCCAGAGGTTCGCCTCAACGGCTCCGACCGGGGTAAGGAACCGCTCGTAGGGAATCGCATACATCCACGCGAGCGGCGCTGTCATCCAGAACAACGACAAGAACACCCGCCACGCCTGCGCCGGCACCGGCCAGCATCGTTCTTCCGCGCTGACGCGAATCGACGCTATGACGTGGACGAGCAGAAACAGCAGGGTCCCCGCCAGCAGCGACGCCGCGAAGGGGCGCAGCAGATGCCACGGTTCGTGCACGAGGTCGTGTCCGTCGTATTCCCGGGCCAGCCCTGCCGAGAGCACGAATACTACACCGTACAGAATCGACCATGGCGATTGCGCAATCTCAGCGATCGCTGCGCGCGAGCCGAGCAGGTAGCGAGGCAGTGTGGATGCTCGCACTATTCAGGCTCCGCCGGCGGCGTGGCGGGCGGGGCCGCGCACGGTCATGTACATCCACGCGAGGATGGCCGCCATGACGATGTCGGCGATCGCAAACGGCTTCCAGATGCCCGGCAGACCGTCGCCGAGGAACCAGTGGTAGAACACCACGCCGCAGTAGGCGATCTTGAGCAGGAAGCAGTACGGCAGCAGGTTGCGATTGGCGATGGGCCTCCTCGCCAGGGCGAAGAACATCAAGGCGAAGATGATCAGCAGCGCGGCGCCGAACTGGACATAACCCCAGTGATTGGGCGGCGTGACTTCGAGCGCGTCGAACAGCTTGGGCCCGGCGAACAGGAATGCGATCCCCAGCACGCCGTCGTAAACTCCCATCAAAGCGAGCAACCCGCGAACGACCATGACGTTCTTCATGACGCTCTCCTTGATCGCAGCCGGGCGGCCTGGCGGTACTGCCGCCGGAAGCCGGCCCGGCGCTGGTGTGTGAACTCGTCGCTGTACAACCGGGTGGCGAGGTGATGAAAGCCGCTCCTGAGTTCTGATGCGCTCATCGGCCTGGGCTCGAAGGTCAGATCAAAAAGCGTGCATTTCCGCCAGGGCTTCTCCTCGAAGAGCCGGCCCTCGCGCTGGAGCTGCTGGTAGAGTGCCGTGCCGGGAAAGGGCGTGGGCAGCGTGACCTGCACGTCAAAAAGCTCGACGCACTCGGCGAAGCGATAGATCGAATCGAAGACCGCGGGCGTATGCCCGTCGAGGCCGACGATGAAGCAGCCGTTGACGCGGATGCCGTGGCCCTGGATGTTGCGCACCGCCTGCTCGTAGCGCGGCCACCGCTTGTGCTTCCAGTCGGTCCGCAGTTCCAGGCCCCTGAGCCCTTCCTCGACGGGGCTCTCGAGGCCGATGAGGACTTCGGCGCACCCGGCGCGGCGCATGAGATCGAGCAGTTCATCGTCCTCGCCGATGCGGATGTCCGACTCGGTGAACCAACGCACGCGCCGCTTGGCGAGCTGAGGCAGCAGCCTCTTCCAGTATGCCCGGTTGATGAAACTGTTGTCATCGGCGAACTCGATGAAGGGGCGCGGCCACAGCTCGCGGATGCGATCGATCTCGGCGAGCACCTTCTCGACGGGCTTCTGCTTGTAGCGCGGCGTGAGGAGAATCGAACTGGCGCAGAACGAGCAGCGCAGCGGGCAGCCGCGCGACGTCTGCACGGTCAGGCGGTTGTAGCGGTCCAGGTTGAGCAGTTCGAACACCGGAATCGGCGCATCGGCGAAGTCAAACTCCAGCGGCGCACTGCGGTAGAGCGGCTGAAGTCGCCTGGTCGCGGCGTCGGCCACGACCCGCGGCCAGCACACCTCGCCTTCGCCGACGATCACGGCGTCGCAGTGCGGCGCAGCCTCGTCCGGCAGGGTGGTCACGTGCAGGCCGCCCATCACAACGGGAACGCCCATCGCGCGGTACCGGTCGGCCAGGCCATACGCCTCTTCAATCTGCGCCGTGAACGTCGAGATCGCCACGAGGTCGAACGGCTCGAGGTCCGCACCGAGCGACCGCACATCGTCGACTTCGCGGTAGGCGACTTCGTGCTCGCGCGGCGTCATCGCGGCCAGCGTGAGCAGGCCCAGGCTCGGGAGCGAAGCGATCGTCCTGCTTCGCTCGACGAACCCCGGCAGCGTCAGTCCGAGGCGCAGCAGTTCCTCATCACACGCCCGGACACCGCTCATCGCGATGAGTCCAATCTTCATGACGCCGCTCCAGAGAGCGTGGAGTTCAGGATCGCGTACGCGAACAGCGCCACTCCACCGATGAGCAGGCCAACCGGCATCGCAAACAAGTTTCGCAGCGGCTTTCGCCAAGCGGCGAGATAGCAGACGATCGGCATCGAGATCGCGCCGATGATGAGCAGTCGGCTCACCCAGAAGAGCGCCGGTCCAGCGACTTCAAACAGTTCCACCGTAAAAGCAAATGCAAGGTTGATCATCGCGGTGCCTAAAAACGCGATGTGTCCCAGGCGCGTCAGGCGCCGTCTCCAGGAGTCGTAGCCGCCCATCCAGTCGTCGCGGTGGAAGCCGATCCCCTGAATCGCGCCGGCAACCAGGCCGGTGAGAATCCAGAGCCAGGCGAAGATCAGGTTGGGCTCGTGCATCGATGCTCGAGATGGGTGTACTCGGGCCGAAGCGCCGGCACAGCCGCGCGGCATCCGTTGGCGGCCAAGTGCCCCGCCAGACGCCCCCACACGGCATGAGTTTCTCATTCTCCGGCGCCGGTCTCAGAAATCGCGGTGGTTGCCTCAGCGCGCTCAGGGAGGTCACCCGCATCGGATCTGGACGAGGCGCGACCACTAATACCTGGAATTCCCTTTGCTCGCGCCGTCAATCACGCATCGTCGTGTCTCGACGAATCGGAATGAACCCGCGAACCTCGCGGCGATAGGACAGATACTTCTCGCCGAAGTACGTCACGAGGTCGCGCTCCTCGAACCACACGCCGATGAAGATGTAGATCGTCGTCATCACCGCGAAGAACAGGTGGCCGACGGTCATCTTCGGCGTGGCCCAGAAGGCAATGAGAAACCCGACCATCAGCGGGTGGCGCACCAGTTTGTAGATGCCGCGAATGTTGAACGGCAGGTGGTGGTAATCGGCCTGCCGCCAGTGCAGGTACACCTGCCGCAGCCCGAAGAGATCGAAGTGGCTGATGACAAACGACGAGAGCAGCACCATCGCCCAGCCGGCCAGCGAAAGCAGAACCAGCGGCCACTTCGCCCACGTCGCGCTCACGTCGTAGATCACACCGGGCGCCGGCTGCCAGAATGCGAAGACGAGAATGAGTGAAGCGCTCGCCAGCAGCACAAACGTGCTGCGCTCGATCGCCGCGGGGATGAACTGCGTCACCCACTTCTTGAATCGCGGCCGGGCCATCACCGTGTGCTGCACCACGAACACGCTCAGCAGCAGCGCGTTGATGATCAAAGACGTCGCCAGCGGCCCCGCCTCGCCTGAGTCGATGGTCTTGGGCACGACCCAGTTGCCGACAAAGCCGATGGCATAGAGAAACGTGAAGAAGAACACGAGATAGGCGACGACGCCGTACGACAGGACAGCCACACGTCCGAACATGGGAAGTCTCCGGAGATAGAAAGGATCAGACAACTCGCTCCAGGTCCGGCGTGGCAACGGCCCGGTTTCGGCCCAGTTTAGGCCCCGCAGTCCGCTCGGGCCGTCCACCCGCCGGGACGTCTTCGCTCGCGGGCTGTTTACAATGCGGCCATGATGTGCAAGCCCCTGCTGTTCAGACCCCTGGTGATGCTGACGATACAGATTGCCCTCGGCTGCGCCGCGCCGCTTCTCGCCCAGGACCCCGCCGACGACGCGCCCGCCCCGCTCCGCGCGCTGCGCGCCATGGCCATTCCCGACGGCTATGAGTCCGCCCTCTGGGCCGCCGAGCCGCTCGTCATGGACCCTGTCGCCTTCTGCATCGACGAGCAGGGCCGCGTCTTCGTCGCCGAATCGTTTCGCCAGGAACTCG
Encoded here:
- a CDS encoding radical SAM protein; the protein is MKIGLIAMSGVRACDEELLRLGLTLPGFVERSRTIASLPSLGLLTLAAMTPREHEVAYREVDDVRSLGADLEPFDLVAISTFTAQIEEAYGLADRYRAMGVPVVMGGLHVTTLPDEAAPHCDAVIVGEGEVCWPRVVADAATRRLQPLYRSAPLEFDFADAPIPVFELLNLDRYNRLTVQTSRGCPLRCSFCASSILLTPRYKQKPVEKVLAEIDRIRELWPRPFIEFADDNSFINRAYWKRLLPQLAKRRVRWFTESDIRIGEDDELLDLMRRAGCAEVLIGLESPVEEGLRGLELRTDWKHKRWPRYEQAVRNIQGHGIRVNGCFIVGLDGHTPAVFDSIYRFAECVELFDVQVTLPTPFPGTALYQQLQREGRLFEEKPWRKCTLFDLTFEPRPMSASELRSGFHHLATRLYSDEFTHQRRAGFRRQYRQAARLRSRRAS